ttttagattccaccatctagtccttgggtacttccaagtcttgttcttttttctcactcttttgatatgtacatccatcaccaacaagcgatgttgattagccacgctctctcctggtataactttgcaatccttacaagttatacgatcccctttcctcattagaagaaaatctatttgtgtttttgacgacccactcttgtaggtgatcacatgttcttctctcttcttaaagaaggtgttggctaagaagagatcatatgccattgcaaaatccaagatagcttccccatcctcgtttctctccccaaaaccatggccaccatgaaaacctccatagttgtctgtctccctgcccacgtgtccatttaaatctcctcctataaataacttctccgtctgagcaattccttgcaccaagtctccaaggtcttcccaaaatttctctttcgaactcgtatccaaccctacttgaggtgcgtacgcactaatcacactgataagttcttgtcctattacaatcttgattgccatgattctatctcctaccctcttgacatctacaacatcttgtgtcaaggtcttgtccacgatgatgccaacaccgtttctcgttctatttgtgcccgaataccatagtttaaaccctgagttttctagatcctttgccttacgaccaacccacttagtttcttgtaggcacataatatttatccttctcctcaccataacttccactacttccatagattttcccgtcaaggttcctatattccacgttcctaaacacattttgctctcttgaactctacccttctgtcctagcttcttcaccctcccccgtctaataggatcaaagtactttgagtggagtcgttcgaaaagaagtttctatggcccccttgctcatttaacactgcatccaggtgccgatggagatacagcgactcttgctcacttatcactgtgctcgggccacacagcgcgccacttacgggtgacgccctagctttagcgcgatttcgttctggattcattttcataaggattcgacgtgatcatggagtgccggctgtcgactacctgacgccctccccctcctcctttatccgggcttgggaccggcaatgtaagataaacttacataggcggagttactacatagaattacataaacttaaaaaaaaacaatttattcttcaaccacaagcctcattttaattatcttcgccttcatgcaatccccactggtgctcaatcaagtcattctggcaggttacgtgccagtatggctcttgcacATCAATGTACCAGTGAACGATCAATTCATTATAACGTCCATCACGTTCCAACGGCTCGTGTTGCACTGAATCTTTGGTCCAGTCATGAGCACAgtagatacgtgttcttgagttgttcatcggatccggctcatattcatcgacgacatcataatcatactcatcttcaacaatcatgttatggagaataatacacgtcatcatgatggatcgaagagcctcgacatgaaacattctagctgcagccctgataatcgcccaacgagcttgtaggataccaaaacaacgctcgacATTCTTTctacacccttcttgacattttgcaaagtgtttttccttttcagtctgtggatgtggcactgttttgacaaatgttgaccaccttgggtaaatgccatctgcaaggtagtatgATCCCTCGTATTGGGTACCATTAACCCAATATGTGCATCTCGGCGATTTTCCTTGCAACAGttcgttgaacactggggattagGCAAGGACATTTAGGTCATTCTGAGCTCCTAGAACACCAAAAATAGCAtgtcaaatccatgtatcaaatgaagccaacgcttccaaaatgatgtttttggctcattttctgtcgccaaatgctccttgccacgcacttggacagtttttccaagtccagtgcatgcaatcgatgcttccaatcatgccagggaagcctcgcatctcactcttcctcagaagccttcgcatgtcccttggcttgggtgtccggaggtactcattggtgtagagggcttcaattgcagagcaaaaccGCATCAGGGACTCCAAAACAGTTGTTTTTCCCATCCTCGCGATCTTATCCACTTGATCTACAGATGCTCCATATGTAAGCATTCGCAAGGAtgccgtaattttttgctcaggaataagacctagaacatgaaaagcatcatctttttgcacaaagtatggatcatggttgtaaatatcactcatgattttgttgaacaaatttcgttgcattctaaaacgacgtctaaaaatatgatcagggaatatgctattgggaataaaataatcttccaatagaTTTTTACcttgtttttccctttttctattgAGGTTTGCAACACGTCTTGGTTTGGCTATCAGACCCACCACTTCCATGACACGGCGGGAATATGAGGCCTTCTGCCTTCTATggtgatcatcctcatcctcctccatgaagaaagcctcatctccacctccaccttcctcaAGATTGACCAATTCtgcctgttgtgccaacaaccttTTTTGTTGCTCCTGCAATTGTTTATACACtcttcttgaagaagacattgtaataagaactcaagatttgaaaacgatgaacaaGGATTTTGAGCTAAAAAGAAAGATTGAGCTTGGTCagaggatggatgtagggatgtagggtttatatggacaaaaaaagaaaggatgaggttctggacaatgccacgtggcactacgtgattggttgaaaatcttatcgaaatcttggctaaattattgtaaaccggaAGTGACATGTGGTGTGTCGGGATTGGTCGAAAatattatcggaaatctatctacaaaatagtacgttcggataatgacacatggcatgacgtgattggttgaaaatcttatcgaaatcttggctaaattattgtaaaacggaagtgacacgtggcgtgtcaggattggttgaaaatcttagcggaaatctattcacaaaatagtacatttagataatgacacatggcgtgacgagattggttaaaaatcctatccgaaattaaaactattttatttttttattctttcagaaaaaaattttaaaaattttaaatgggctgggtgccaacgcattttgtaggggtggagatcGTTTGTGCTAGCGCATTTTTTCACTAGGTGCCAGCTcattttttttaggggtggagatgcattggcctattactgttcactggagtggataaatgggctgggtgctggcacaaagtccttaggggtggacttgctcttatgaattacacatgcactttgaaggttaggttttccttatGCATATTCTCTTTGTgatattcaagcaagaacgtatatctaacttGCAATCCGTCTatgatattcagatcaaatatgaacatgcaagactcattaagttttttgaaaactctttgaaaaaccatgcaacccctaagagcGTGATATTCGCCCtaggtgaaattacaattattaaccacaagaagcaatactcaatcctccgatgatattccgaccgaattgcatctgattacttatctaaacatcctaatggtagctaagcattaagacaTAGAGATAGTTCAagcacagtgattaataattcaaagtaaacatacataatatcataagcaattgaataaagattacatattcatgctaaagctcaaggcttcgccctagcaaacggaaattagttacgaacaatcataaaacaaaatattattgagaataaagatagaaaacacctagaaagactcacgaacatcttccaattggaatcactccaaaactcatccgtttgatcactttttgctccagaggaagtcgaatgtcctacattagaAATATAACTCAGAGTAtaaaaattctaccaaaataactaaTATATTAATACTAAGTTATaggtaaaatatatggtataatatggACTCATCAGGTACCATTAAAAGCCTTTGTCATGGGTACAAGACTGGGGGCTATCACATTTTTCTCCAGCTATCTTCATCCTAGGCTCAACCATATGGCAGTACAGGATCCCATATTTGTTCAACGAATTGGCCAGATAAAGGCCCAACGTTTTCGAATCTGAATCCCCTGATTTCATATAGCTGGCAAATGGAGATAATCCAATTCCAACTTTATCCGCTCCTATCTCATTAACAATAGCTTCAACTACTTCCAGAGCAAGTCGACAACGATTCTCCAATGATACCCCACATTGGTCTGTTCGATCATTCACTTGATCTTTTAGATACTGATCAATAAGGTGTCCATGGGCCCCATGAATTTCTACTCCATCAAAGCCTATATATCAGACAAACCATTTCAGTGCACCAAATATTATTTGTAATCTAGCATGAACTATTGTCACACATCTAGTTAAACTGCAATTAACTACAATTGTAAGATTAGAGATGGTTTGTTTGCTTCTGTTGAAAGTATTTTGAGTTCTCGCTAATTTTATTGCGTACTTAAGTAAAGACAAATTACCAGCTTCTATAACGTTCCTTGCAGCAAGTCTGAAATCTTTGACTATCTGTGGGACTTTATCTGTCCTTAATCGCCTTGGAGGAGAAAAGTCAGCAACATCAATGCCATTAGATCGTATTTGGGGGGTTAGTGGCTTGTCAgtagaaaagattggagcttgcccATTTGGCTGGAACCCTGTAAGAAAATATTGATAGAATCACAATCTGAAAGATTTCTATTACAGGAATATCAAGGCAGCTTTCTGATGCCTCAATGGCCTAACTTTTCACTTATGACCCAAACGCTTTTAACGACACAAAGTGAAGTCAGAAAAGCGTATGTTAGAAACGGATCGGTATTTGAAACCCTCCCCACATGCCAAATCTGACAGAAGAAGATGCCACCTTTAGCAACACAACATCAACAATGTGTTTCCATGCTTCAACTTGCTCCTTTGTCCATGTACAAGGAGTATCTGGGTACCTTCgcatattaaaaaaacaaaaatgttatcAAACTTTGAAATGAAGAAAGTACACATCTAAATGTATGTCTTCCATCTAAAATTTAACATaaagaaacttgaaaaaaagCTAATGTTTGTGAAGTTACCCTTGAGCTGTGTCAGAAACTATAGTGGCTTCAGCTATGAGAAGACCCCCGTTAGATGTTCTCTGTGAGTAATATAAGATGGCATGCGGCTGAGGAACATTTCCGTATGATCTTAGTCTAGTCAATAGTGCTAATAAAACTCTGCAGAAGGCAAGGAAGAAGCTTATCATCAGAATACACCTACTACATGGCCTATGACATGTATGATACCATCAGATCTTAGTCTAGTCCACAGTATGGCAGCTATGTATGTTAATGCTTCTCCTGTAGCTTATAGCTCTGTGCATGCTGGTTCTCAGGCTAATGGTATGAGTACTTCTTCTGATACATCTGGTACATCTGGTACTAGTTCATCATCTCAGAATTTTGGTTATGGTTTTCTTGGTTCCGGATCTAGTTCATCTTCTCAGTCCAATTATCAGTCCAATGGTAATAATTTTCATCTGCATCATAATTCAGGAGGTCATAATGGTGGCAGGTCATTTGGTTATAATAAATATAGACCACGGGGTAATGCAGGCTATAAACCACGGTTTAATAGTTCAAGGTCTGGCAATTCATGGCAACCATGGTCTGGCAATTCTACAACTCGGTTTGAACCTGTTCCAGAGTGTCAAATCTGTTCCAGAAAGGGTCATACAACAGTTACTTGTTTGTACAGGAATGATAATGGTTAGTCTTCACAggaatgtcaaatttgtggaaaaCGGGGTCACATTGCTCTCAATTGCAGACATCGGGATAATTATGCATATCAAGGCAATCAACCTCCACCTTCTTTATCTGCCAACTATGCTTATCAAGGTTTTCATGCTAATGTCTCTCCTCCTGAGTTGCAAATGTTCTCCCTTCCATTACCATTTGCTCCACAGGGTTCAGTTAATCCATATGTTTCACAAGGGTCAAATTCTCAGTTTGTTCCACAAGGTATTGGATCAAGTTCATCAATTCCTTCTCATGATTTTCAAGCCATGTCTGCACAACATTCTCAGGAATTTACCAATAGAAACTCTTGGATCATTGATACAGGGGCTTCACATCATATGAGTCATGATGTGACACATCTTAATAGAGCCACACCATATGAAGGAACAGAGAAGATTATTGTGGGAAATGGTAAAGGTTTGGAAGTTCAACATATTGGACATGGCACTTTACAAACTGCATCTCATGTTTTAAATCTTAAGAATATTTTGCATGTTCCCATGTTAACTGTGAATCTTCTTTCAATCAAAAAGTTGTGTGCGGACAATCATAgttggtttatatgtgatgaagTTTAGTTTTTTGTACAGGACAAGGCAACAAGGAcaattcttcatcacggaaagAGTAGCAATAATGAGTTGTTCAAGGTTCATGTGCACATTTTTCCTACTTTACTGAATAAAGGTGCAATTTCTTCTTTAGCTTTTCTGGGACATGCTGTGAAATCCTCTCTTTGGCATCAACGATGTGGTCATCCTTCCAATGATATATTAGCTGCTATGCTCTGGAATTCTAATATTTCTTGTAATTCTGATGTCACTAGTAAAGTTTGTTCACATTGTATTAGTGGGAAAATGAGTAGACTACCTTTTACAGACAGAGTTGATAGAGTTGTGATTCCATTTCATAAGATACAtagtgatgtttggggaccttcTCCAGTTGTATCTCTTCAAGGTTTTAGGTACTATGTTTCTTTTATTAATGAAGCAACTCGGTTTGTATGGATTTTTTCTTTAATGAATAAATCAGGTGTTTTTTAGGCTTTTGTTAAATTATGTGCATACATTGAGAATCATTTTCATGCTAGAATTAAAGTGTTACAGTTTGATGGTGGTGGATAATTTTTAAGTAATGCTTTTAAGAGTTATTTGGATTCCAGTGGGATTATGCATTTTATTTCATGTCCATATACTCCTTAGCAAAATGGATTAGCTGAGCGCAAACATCAACATCTCATTGAGACAGCAATCACTTTGTTATCTGTTGCAAAGTTACCTTATAAATTCTGGTATCATGCAGTGGCTCATGCTGCCTTTTTGATCAATAGAATGCCTTGTAAGACTTTAAAGTTGGATTCTCCTTTTGGCAAGCTGTTTGGAACACGGCCTGAGTTATCTAATTTGAAGGTGTTTGTTTGTGCAATTTAGCCTTATCTCAAACCATATAATGCCCACAAACTTCAGTCTAAATCCACACAGTGTGTATTCTTAGGCTATTCACATAGTTATAAGGGTGCTCTCTGTTATAGTGTGTTGACAGggcatatttttctttctagacATGTCATTTATGATGAAGGTATTTTTCCTTATGTGGAATTGTCAGGTAGTTCTACTCAGAGTTCATCTCAGTCTTCTTCACGTACTATGTTGAGACTCATAATTGTTTAATTGCCTTCTGTAGTTGCCACTTCTGAAAATTCAGATTCTAGCAGACATGGAATTTCTCTTAGTCAGTCTCTTTGTTCTATGCCTCATCAACAATATGCCAGTTTTTCCAATAGTGTACAAAAATCAAGTCTACATGTCAGCCGTGCACATGACTCAAGTTCTCATGCTACTTTTTCCAACCCCAACACATTGTTGCATGTCCTTCCACACAATCAATTAGAGGTTGTATTACCTcctattaatatttttaatcctttTAGTTCAGAGAATGTCATTCCTTCCCAGGGCATTCAAACCAGATTAAGAACTGGTACTATTACTCGAAGAGATTATTCAACCCTCACAACAGTGTTTCTAGAAGTTCAGTCATTTTTTTAGGAGGATTTACTTTCATTGCAAATATCCATGATGTTTCAAAACCCTCTCATTTTAAACAAGCTTCTCAAATCCCACAATGGCAAATGGCAATGTAGGAAGAGTTTGATGCTCTTCAAACTCAAGGTACATGGGTTCTTGTTTTTCATCCTTGTGATAGAAATGTTATCGGCAGTAAATGGGTGTACAAAGTTAAAAGGAATAGTGATGGTTCAATATCTCGATATAAGGCTAGGCTTGTTGCCCAAGGTTTTAGCCAAGAAAAGGTCTAGATTATACAGAGACTGTCAGCCCTGTTGTTCAACATACTATTGTCTAGTTGATTTTATCTTTAGCAGCTATACATAAGTGGGATCTTCGTCAATTAGACGTAAAGAATGCCTTATTTCATGGTGAGTTACACGATGAGGTTTATATGAAACAACCTCAAGGTTTTGTTAATTCTCAGTTTCTTACACATGTTTGTAAACTGGTAAAATCTTTATATGGCTTGAAACAAGCTCGTCGAGCCTGGAATGACAAGTTTACTAGTTTTCTGCAAGCCATTGGTTTTGAAGCTTCTCTATCCGATTCAAGTTTGTTTGTAAAGACAGATGGGGTTCATATAGCTATTTTACTcctttatgtcgatgac
Above is a window of Malus sylvestris chromosome 15, drMalSylv7.2, whole genome shotgun sequence DNA encoding:
- the LOC126603501 gene encoding uncharacterized protein LOC126603501 isoform X1; protein product: MVFLVPDLVHLLSPIISPMVIIFICIIIQEVIMVAGHLVIINIDHGVMQAINHGLIVQGLAIHGNHGLAILQLGLNLFQSVKSVPERVIQQLLVCTGMIMVSLHRNVKFVENGVTLLSIADIGIIMHIKAINLHLLYLPTMLIKVFMLMSLLLSCKCSPFHYHLLHRVQLIHMFHKGQILSLFHKDKATRTILHHGKSSNNELFKVHVHIFPTLLNKGAISSLAFLGHAVKSSLWHQRCGHPSNDILAAMLWNSNISCNSDVTSKVCSHCISGKMSRLPFTDRVDRVVIPFHKIHSDVWGPSPVVSLQGFRYYVSFINEATRFVWIFSLMNKSGVF
- the LOC126603501 gene encoding uncharacterized protein LOC126603501 isoform X2, which produces MFSLPLPFAPQGSVNPYVSQGSNSQFVPQGIGSSSSIPSHDFQAMSAQHSQEFTNRNSWIIDTGASHHMSHDVTHLNRATPYEGTEKIIVGNGKGQGNKDNSSSRKE